Genomic window (Chitinophaga parva):
GTGAAGCAGACCGGGAACTGAGAAGGAATTATAAAGTATAAAGACATAGCAAAAGGCCGTCCCGGTTGGGGCGGCCTTTTGCTATGGAGAATTGGCGGGCAGGCAATTCTCTGCTCAATCATTTCCCACTTTCATCTTACGTTGTTGCGGGGATCACGGCCGCGATGAAAATCCCACCAAAGCTACCCCCAGCTTTGCCGCCAGTCCTTCCGCGCCCCAGCGCATCACCTCCCGGTGGTTTGCATGAAAGAAAGGCCTGGCCAATGGCGCAAGGACATTCATCCATCGCTTTTTCGTACATACGTTCCAGTTATACTTCACATTTACAATCCCATCCGCCGCCGTGATGTGAAAGATCCCCTCCCCTTCCAGGTCGCCGGTACAGGCGCAGCGCAGCAGTGTGTAAGGTATTTCCGCTAGCAGTTCCAGGTTGAAACGCAGCACATAAGGCATGCGGCTACGCAATGCATAGGCGTTCACCGCATGCAGGCCATCGGCATCCGCCGGGCAAAGGTTCGTTACGGAGAGAATGCCTTTCCACCACGTGGGCCATTGCTCCGTGGCGTAAATGACATCCCACACGGCGGGCAGGGACGCCTGCAACTGCCAGTTGGTTTCAAAACGGTAAATGGCGGGTTGAATCATGACAACACAAATTACTAATTCCGGGCCAGTGACAAATTATAATTAGTTTTAATGCTTTTGTGGGTGGTTTAAACTTAAAATACTATTTTGGCACCCTGAATCATACCTATCAACGTACCTGCATGTTTCCCGTACTCAGAAAGTCCCTCCTGCTCCCTGCACTTGCGCTCCTGTTGCTTTTTGCCTGTAAGAGCGGTGAAAAATTATACAATAAAGGCCGCTATGACGAGGCGGTGAATGCCTTTGTAAAGAAACTGCAGCAACGCCCGCAGGATGAAACCGCCCTGCGCCTGTTGCGGGAAGCCTACAACCAGTCCCTGGCCTCACACGAGGCAGTGGTGAACCGCTACCTGGTGTCTAACGATGCCCTGAAATGGGAAGGCATCAAGCAGGAATACCGTGCCATGCAGGCATTGTATAACGCGATCCACACCAGCCCGGCCGCACTGGGCGTGGTGACGCCCAAAGATTATTCCGCTGATATTTCAGGTGCCCGGCAGAATGCCGCGGATGTTCGCTACCAGCGTGGCGTGGCTTTATTGCAGCAAAACAACAAAAGCGCTTCCCGCCAGGCTTTCGATGAATTTGTGGCCTGCCTGGCGCAGCAACGTGATTATAAAGACGCCGCTGCCCTGCGCGACCAGGCATTTGCCGAAGGCGTGACCAACGTGATCGTAAGCCGCATCGAGGTTCGTTCTCCTTACTACCAGTTCACGGTAGACCAGTTCCGCAATTCGCTGGTCAATGACCTGAAGAATGCCAGTGACATGGGACGCTTTGTACGCTATTATGATGAATCTGAATTGACCACCAACAATATCCGCCCGGATGCCTGGCTGCAGATGCAGTTCTTCGACTTTGTAGTGGGCGAAACCCACACAGACCGTTACGCACAGGACCTGAGCAGGGATGTGGTGGTACAACTGAACCAGCAAGACAGCACCGGCAAATACCTGGAACGCCACATCACGGTAAGAGGCACGCTCACCACCATTACCCGCACGGTGATCACCAAGGGTATGATGGACTATCAGCTGGTAGCGCAGGGTAGTAACCGCATGATCTCCCAGGACCGTCTGCCGGGCAGCTTTACCTGGCAAAACCAGTTTGCCATTTTTAAAGGAGATGACCGGGTGCTGGATGATGCGCAGCGCAAGCTGTTGCAGAACAGGGACGTGCCGCCCCCGCCGCCCCAGGATCTTTTTATGGCGTTTACCCGTCCTATTTATAGTCAAATGGCCGGGAATTTGCAGCGCCTATCGGGTGTTTTGTAAAACAACATTAAAACCCCGCGTATGAAAAGAATGTTCGTGATGGGATGTTTGCTGGCCGCCGTAAGTACCTGGACAGCCTGCTCCCACTCCAAATCCGCCACTGGCGCCACTTCCAATGCTACTTCTGAAAATCCCTCCCTGCTGTACGACAAGGACTGGAGGCTGGTGAGCATGCAGGGGGAGCTGGTTGACACCGCCGGCATGCACCGCATCCCCGCTATCCGCTTTGGCAAATCGGACCACCGTGTAAGCGGCAATGGTGGCTGCAACGGGATGGGCGGTACCTTCACCGTTACGGGCGATAAACTGCATTTCTCCCCGCTGATCTCCACCAAGATGGCCTGCCCTAACCTGGACGTGGAAAATAAGTACTTTAAGCTCCTGGACCAGGCTACCCGTTTTGAGGTAAGCGAGGGGCGCCTGGAGCTGTTCAATGACAGCGGGTCCATCCTGCTGTTTGCGAATCCATAATTTTTTTGACACGCATTCGAAATAAACCTATATTTATAACGTTATAGCAACAGTCGAACGAGAGCACCCGGGCCCGCCCGGAGTGCTCTTTTTTGTATTCTTTACGATTATTTAACAAGAAAAAGACAATTCCATTGCAGTCGCGGTTGGCTGCATGGGGCGTCCCCTTTAATTTTGCAACATCCAAAACGGAAGCGTACCGAACCCGTCAACAAGTGCTGAATCACAACATGAAGAATATTAAAGTAATCATCGCCGTCGTTGCCATTGTGGGGGTATTTGCTGCCTGCCATAAGGCACAGGATACTACCTTGCCGAATGCCTTTTCGCTGAATGGTACCATGTACGGCACCCCTGTGGCCACTGCGGTTACCGCCGGTACCGCATACCAGGTGCTGACCCTCAGCAACGGGAATGTCAATGACTCCACGAGCCCCCGCGTGATCTTTGCCGTGGACTCGCTGGTAACGCCCTGGAGCTACCAGCCTTACGATTCATCCTCCCCCGCCAGCTACAACAGCATGCTGATGGCACAGGTGAGCTATAAAGACTCTACCCATAAAACCCTCACGAAACTACTGGATGGTACACTGACCATTCACAAGACCAATCCCACCCATTTTGTAATTGATTACGCCCTGGCGTATGATACGGTTTCCCTGACGGGCCATTTTAGCGGGACGATTGAGGGGTTGAAATAGCGGTGTACGCGCTGCGCAGCAGCGCTAGGCATCATTTTTAAAACCCCAGTCAGCCAGGTGAGGACCGTTATCGGCGGCCTGGGTGGCTAACTGGTCGCAGCGGATGTTGCCTTCATTAGTGGCGTGGCCTTTTACCCACTGGAAGCGGATCTTGTGCTTTTTGAGCAAAGGAATGAGGCGTTCCCAAAGGTCGCGGTTCTTTTTGTCCTTGAAGTTGGTGCGTTGCCAGTTCCAGAGCCATCCTTTTTCAATGGCATTTACTACGTACTGGCTGTCTGTGTAAAGGATGATGTCCAGTCCTTCGCGGTTCAGGGCTTCCAGGGCGGCAATGACGCCCATCAGCTCCATGCGGTTGTTGGTGGTATTGCGGTAGCCCTGCGATAGTTCCTTCTGGACCTTGCCCCAGATCATCACCACGCCATAACCACCCGGGCCTGGATTGCCGCGGGATGCACCATCGGTATATATGATCAGTTGCGACATGAATTAAATTGTAGAGGTATTGTGTAGTAAGTATGATGTAATCCTTACTGCACCGTACAAATTTGAGCGGGCGCAAAAATAACATTTTGGAGTACATGATCAAAGCAAACATCCACTTCTCCGTACTTATACTTACTACATAATACCTGCTAACACCCGCTACACCTGTATCACACCCACATTGAAAGCCTGCTCCAAAGGCGCCTGGTTGGCGGCCTGCAGGCTTTGGGCAATGATCTTGCGGGTATCTGCCGGATCAATGATCTCATCTACCCAGAGGCGGGCGGCGGCATAGTAGGGAGTGGTCTGCTCATTATAGCGTGTAGTGATCTCCGTTAGTAGTTTTTGCTCTGCCTCCGGGGTAATGGTTTCCCCTTTGGCTTTGAGGGTGGCTACCTGGATCTGCAACAGGGTTTTGGCAGCCTGCTCCCCTCCCATTACGGCTATTTTGGCATTGGGCCATGCAAAGATGAAGCGGGGATCGTAGGCTTTGCCACACATGGCGTAGTTGCCTGCCCCGTAAGAATTTCCCACGATCACGGTGATCTTGGGCACCACAGAGTTGGCCACGGCATTCACGAGTTTTGCGCCGTCCTTGATAATGCCGGCGTGCTCGCTGCGGCTGCCCACCATGAAGCCGGTAACGTCCTGCAGGAATACCAGCGGGATCTTTTTCTGGTTGCAGTTCATGATAAAGCGGGCTGCCTTGTCGGCGCTATCGTTGTAGATCACGCCACCCATTTGCATTTCCCCTTTTTTGTTCTTTACCATTTTGCGCTGGTTGGCCACGATGCCTACAGCCCATCCTTCTATGCGTGCATACCCGCATAAAATGGTTTTGCCGTAATCTTCCTTGTATTCATCAAACACGCCGTCGTCCACGATGTGGGCAATGAGGTCGTGCATATCGTAAGGGCGGGTGCTATCTGCGGGTATCACGCCGTAAATGTCTGTGCTGGGGGCCTTGGGCGCCAGGGGGGCAATGTGGTCGAACCCTGCACTGGCGGGCTTTCCCAGCCGGTGCATGATCTTTTTGATATGATCCAGGCATTCCTGGTCATTGGCAAATTTATAATCGGCCACCCCGGAAATGCTGGTATGGGTAATGGCACCACCCAGGGTTTCCGCGTCCACATCTTCACCAATGGCGGCTTTCACCAGGTAAGGGCCCGCCAGGAAAATAGAACCGTTGCCTTCTACCATCAGGATCTCGTCACTCATCACGGGAAGGTAGGCGCCGCCTGCTACGCAACTGCCCATCACGGCAGCTATCTGCGTAATGCCCATGGCACTCATGCGGGCGTTGTTGCGGAATACGCGTCCAAAATGTTCTTTGTCTGCAAAGATCTCGTCCTGCATGGGCAGGTATACGCCGGCACTGTCTACCAGGTAAATGATGGGCAGGTGGTTTTCCATGGCTATTTCCTGGAGGCGCAGGTTTTTCTTGCCCGTCATGGGGAACCAGGCGCCTGCCTTTACCGTCATATCATTGGCAACGATCACGCATTGACGGCCACTCACATACCCAATACCGCCTACGGTGCCGGCAGCAGGACAACCACCCTGCTCCGCATACATTTCGTAGGCTGCAAAGGCGCCGATCTCCATGAAATGAGAACCGGGATCAATGAGGTATTCAATCCGTTCGCGGGCAGTGAGCTTGCCACGTTGTCTTACTTTTTCCAATGCTTTTTTGCCGCCCCCGTGGGCAATTTCGCCCAACTTCGTTTTCATGGCACTGGTGGCCAGTTTCAGGGCATCTTCATTCTTGTTGAACTGTAGTTTTGATGATTCCATCGGAGAGAAAATAATTTCTAAAAACAATTTCCAACTTCAGGGAAATTCCAATTTCAATTTTCAAACAGGTGGAACTTCCCGGGTGGGCTATCTGTGATGATGGTAATTCGAGGTACTGTTTTCATTTTGCAAGTGGTGTGCCTTGCAGTCACGCATTTCAATTGACGAAAAAAAAGTGGATTTACCAAAAACAAAAAGCCAGGCACTGGATGCCCGGCTTTTGAAAAATTGTTTTACGAACCTTGTGCACTTAAAATCGGAGGTCGGATCTGATGGGTGGTCTGTCCTTGAATGGGGATGGATACATCCGTGCCTCTCAACTCCAGTAATGATCTTTATCAAATCTTTGTTCGTACACATATTTGCCAAACAGCTGTGTGTACTTTTCCCCGCTTTTCTTGAAGCCTACATTTTCGAGCAGTTCTGTCATGGCAGGTTGCTCGTTGGTGGTGAACATGTTGATCTTCTGGTACAACTTGTCTTTGCAGAAGGCCAGTACATCCTGCATAATATGCATGTCCACCCCTTTACCACGGTGCTCAGGGTGCACGAAGAACCAGCGTAGCTGGGCAAGGTGGCGACTCTGGGCCAGGATGGCAGCGGCACCTACGATCTGGCCTTTGTAAGTGGCCAGCCAGATGCGGTCTTTCACCGGGTTGTAGGTCTGCATGAAATCGTTGAACTCCTTGATCACGTGCGGCTCATAGGTCTGGTTGTAACCCAGCTCAGGGCCCAGCACACTGCCGTGCAGGTAGATGAGGTAACCCAGGTCGCCGGGCTCCAGGGAGTGGCGGAATACGATGTCGTGTTGCACATCGGGCTCCATGTTGCCGTCCTTTTGCCGGAATACATCCTGGATGGTGTGCATGGCATGGACCAGGTGCTCGTGACGGGCCTCCGGCACGGGCTTCAGGAGATTGATCACCTGCGTGTCCTGGTGTTCCGCGGCTACCGCCAGCAGTTTTTTGCCTTTCCCGGTGAGTTGGATGTACTGGGTGCGCGCATCGTTGGGCACTTTGCGGCGGCTTACCAGTTGCTCGGCCTCAAAGGATTTCAGCATACGGCTCAGGTAGCCGGGGTCAATGCGCAATTGCTGGATGAGGGTGCTCGACCGGCAATTGTCCTGCTGGCTAATAGCTTGCAATACCGTCAGTTCTGTGGACGACAAGTGATGGTCCGGGATCGGTTGTTGAAGGGCATTGGATAGTTCGGTAAAGAAACCGGTAAAATCTTTCACGGTTTCAATCAAATCAGGCGTCAAGGGATTCATCTTATTAATTGTCAGCGAAAAATACAAAACAAATTGACACGGGCAAACAGTTTTCGTTGACGCAGACAATTTTACAGTAAAAATGCAACTTTTATGTGAGGAGAATGCGCTGCCGGCATTGAGCCTGAATGGGTAAGATGGCAGACCAGACATTTTTGCAGGCGGCCTCTCCCCGGCATAGCTATTGCAGTGTTTAGCCGGGCCAATTTCCCTATGACCGGCCCATTAACACGACCTTATGAACGTAAAAGATTACTATAAAATCCTGGGCGTTGAGAAGTCCGCTTCCGACGACGAAATAAAGAAGGCCTACCGCAAAATGGCCAAAAAGTACCACCCTGATAAAAATCCGGGTGACAAGGCCGCGGAGGAAAAGTTCAAGGAAGCCAATGAAGCTTACGAAGTGCTCAGCGATGCCGAAAAACGCAAGAAATATGACCAGTTTGGGTCCGACTGGCAGCACTACGAGCAGCGTGGTGGCCGCCCGGAAGATTTTGACTGGAGCAATTTTGGCGGCAATGCCTATGGTGGCGGCCATTCTTACAGCTACAACTTCGGCGGTGGCGAGGAAGAAGGTGGCCAGTTCTCCGACTTCTTTGAAGCCCTCTTCGGGCAGCGCTTTGGAGGCGGTACCGGTGGTCGCAGGCAGCAGGCAAGGGGCCCGCAGAAGGGCAATAACCTTAACGCCACGATGGAAGTAAGCCTGGAAGATGCCTACAAAGGTGGCAGCCGCCAGGTGGAAGTAAATGGCTCCCGCCTGAGCATTAAACTGAAACCCGGCCTGCAAAACGGCCAGGTGATCCGCCTCAAAGGCAAAGGCCAGGAAAGCCGCAGTGGTGGCGAGCCGGGAGACCTGCTCATTACCATACAGGTGGCGCCGGATAACCGTTTTGAACTGAAAGGACAGGATATTTACACCGACGCCCCGGTAGATCTTTACGTGGCCCTGCTGGGGGGTAAAGCGCAGGTAACCCTGCCTGGTGGCGCCATTAACATGACCATTCCCGAAGGCACTAACAGCGGTAAGGTATTCCGCCTCAAAGGCAAAGGTATGCCGGACTACCATCACCCCAACCAGGCCGGTGACCTCTTCATCAAAGTGATGGTGCAGGTGCCCACCAACCTGAGTGAAAAAGAAAAGGCCCTGTTCCGCCAGCTGGCACAGGAACGTGGCATTACCGTATAGCAACTGCAAGCAATCCAATAAACCAAACAGGCAGGTAAATTGATTTTTACCTGCCCGTTTTTTATACTGCCCGCCTGGGGATCTTTGCTCCTGCCCCCTTTCCCGGGGAGCAGCGAAAATTCACTCCGGGGCCTTGCATACCTTGGGTAAACCTGATACCCCGGAACTATTTTAGTGGATCATTTCCGGTGCTGCCGGCTTCTCCAGCAGGTAGCGATAGATAAACCGCATCTTTTCATTTTCAAAATGCGTGCGTGCCATGCCTGGCCAGCCATGGCGGCCACCCGGATAGAACATCATTTCAAAGTGCTTGTCCAGTGACTGCAGCTTGCGCACCAGTTGAAGGCTGTTCTGCAGGTGTACGTTATCATCAATAGTGCCGTGCACGATCTGCAACATGCCAGTTTTGTCGTTGTATTTATCGGCAAAGGTGAGCACTGCGCCATTCTTGTAGCCTTCAGGATTGTCTTTCGGCGTATCCATGTAACGCTCCGTGTAGTGGGAGTCGTACAGGCTCCAGTCTGTAACGCTGCCGCCTGCCATGGCGTAGTTGAATACATCGGCATATTTGGTCACCGCCAGGCAGCTCATATAACCGCCGTAGCTAAAGCCAGTGATGCAGATCTTTTTGGGGTCTGCATAGCCTTTGTTCTCCAGGTATTTTACGATGGTGGCGTAGTCTTTCAGTTCCCAATCGCCCAGGTCGCGGTACATGTAGTTGACGCCGGCTTTGCCAAACTGGCCGCTGGCGCGGTGATCCATGGCAATCTGGATAATGCCTTCCTTGGCCAGCCACTGCTGGTTTGCATTTACGCTGAAGCGGTCATACACGGTGCCTGCATTAGGGCCTCCATAAATGCTGATCAGCACGGGGTAGCGTTTGGTGCTATCCATGTGCAGGGGCCAGGTGATAACGGCCGGCAGGTCAAATTTACCATCCTCACTTTTTACGCGGATCAGTTCTGTTTTAGCGTATTCGTACTTGTCGTAGTCAGCGCCTTTGCTGTCTGCAATGTTGGCGATCACCTTGCCGGTATTGGCTACCAGGGCCACTTTCGTGGGGGTGTTGATATTAGAGTACGTAGTTACGAAGTACTTGCCGGTGGGCGATACATTTACATCATTGTAATAATCGCCGGAGGTGAGGCGCTTAAAGCCGCTGCCATCCAGCTTTACACTGTACAGGTCTATGCGGGTGCTGTTTTCCTTGCGGGCGGTAAAGTATACCACGCCTGCTTTTTCATCAATGCGGGGCACGGCCAGCACGGAATACTCACCGGGTGCCAGTTGGCGGATCAGCTTACCCTGCATGTCGTGGTAGTACATTTGCATCCAGCCACTTTTATCGCTGAGGTATACGTAGCCTTTGTTGTTTGCCAGGAAGTTGAAACGGTCTACACGGTCTTCCAGGTCAATCCAGGTTTTCTGCTGCTCACGGTATAACTCAGATTTGGCGCCGGTTTCCAGGGAAATGGCGTAGAGGTGGTAATCGTTCTGGTCGCGGTTCAGCCATTGTACCCAGAGAGAGCTGCCGCTGGCATCCCAGTGCGGGGTGCCAAAGTACTGGTCGTCTTTTTCGTTGAAGTCGGCCCATACGGTTCTGGCAGTATTGATGTCTGCAATGCCCACTTTTACCTCGGGGTTGGGATCACCGGCTTTGGGATAGCGGGTGTTTTCCAGGAAGCCATGCTGGCCGGTTTCATCGTAGATGGGGAACACGGGCACCATGCTTTCATCCGTGCGGAAGTAAGCAATGTGTTTGCTGTCGGGGCTCCACCAGTAGGCTTTGTACTGGGTGGCACGGCCCAGGATCTCTTCCATGTACACCCAGCTGGCGTAGCCATTCAGGATGGTGCTGGTACCATCGGTGGTGAGCTGGGTTTCTTTATTGGTCTGCAGGTCATACACGTACAGGTTATTGGCCCGGGTGTATGCTGCGTGCAGGTGGTCAGGAGAAAGCGTGGGTACTTTTTCGGCGGTCTCCGTTTTGGTGAGCTGGCGTTCACCATTGGCGTCTTTATAAAATACGTCGCCGTCTTTCAGGAATACAGACTGTGGTGCGGCTGCGGGCTGGGCTTCCGTGGCGGTGGCAGGGCGGTTTTTACCGGTGGCGGCATTATAGATCACGTAGGTGGACGCGCCGTTATTGCGTTGTTCCAGGAGCACTTCATGGTCATTGAGCCAGAAGCGGGGAACGGGCAGGGACTGGGTGATGGCTGCGGACTTGTCGTGGGTGAGCGCGTCGGCGGCAAGGGGCCGCTGCTGGGCGTTTGCGGCGACTGTCATCAGCAAGGCCATGGACGCTAGTTGATATCGCATCAAGGTTTTTAGATTTTGTTGCAGTTTGAAAATGATGGCACGTAAAATAGGGAAAAAATGGAAAGTTGTCGTGTGAGGTGGGGGGCGTGGTTAATTTTGAGGATGTTCGGTTGGTGTGGTCTTAATATCGGCCCTTGTTTTCGGCAGGCAACCGGGATAGTTGATCTGCACAAAATCAATGAGTTTTTCCCTTACATAGCAACGCAGGTCAAAGGCGTTGCCACTGTTGGTGGCGCTCATGAGGGCGCGGACCTCGATGGTATGTTCGCTGGCGTTGGTCACCTGGATGGAATTCACGCGTTTGTCCCACAGCGGGTTTTCGTTGAGCAGGCGGGTAAACTCCTTGCGCAGCGGTTGTATGGGCATGGAATAATCCAGGTACAGGAAGGCAGTGCCCAGGATAGCGGCACTGTTGCGGGTCCAGTTCTGGAAGGGTTTTTCAATGAAATAATTAATGGGAAGAATAAGGCTGCGCTGGTCCCAGATGCTTACCACTACGTAGGTGAGCGTGATCTCTTCTACCCGGCCCCACTCCTCTTCCACCACCAGCACATCGTCTATGCGGATGGGTTGTGTAAAGGCGATCTGGAAGCCGGCCAGCAGGTTGCCCAGGGATTTCTGGGCGGCAAAGCCGATGATGATACCGCCCACGCCCACGCCGGTGAGCAGGCCGGTGCCCAGCTTGCGGAGGTGGTCAAAACTGAGCAGGATGGCACATATAGCCAGGATTACGATCACGCTGATCATAAACTTGCGTATAAACGTGATCTGGGTGCGGATCTTGCGCTCCCGCAGGTTGTCGGTCTTGCTCAGGTCGTACACGTGGAAAACGTAGTCTTCAAATACTTTTACAATGCCGATGAGCAGGGCCGCAAAGGCCAAGGTGAGGAAGATATCTACCGCTTTGTCGAACACCATTTCGTCCTTGCGGCTCAGGCGCATGTAGGGCTGTACCACGTTGAGGATCAGGAAAGGCAGCAGGTAATTTACCGGGCGGCCCAGGTTGCGCAGGATGGAGCGCAGGAGTGAAAACCCTTCTTTCTTGCGGGCAGAGAGTTTTAAAATACCTGCCAGCAGGAACTTAATGAGCAGGCCCACTACCAGCGCACTGGCCACCAGTAACAGGTTCCAGAAGAAATCAGGCAGGTGATCCAGCGTGTTGTAAATATTATTCCACATACGGCGTGTCTTGGTTGGGCTTAGTGTAACAAAATACGTTCCAGTGAAAGGGGGCCCGGACAAACAATGCCCACCGTCAACAAACCAGCAGGCGTGTAACCGGTGGAACAGATGACTTAAATCAGTTTTTGAAAACGGCTGGTATATTTTTCAAATTAATACATAGCTTTGCCTTGGTTTTGAAACAGCTACTTACCATATTATCTGCGATCGTCATATTACTCCAGCCTTTTCGCGGGGTACTGGACGCGCTGGCAGTAAACCAGCAGCATTATTATGTTTCTACCGTGCACACCCTCCATGGCCGCCCCGTGATCTATTGCGGTGATGAGGAATCCCTTCACAAAAAAGTACAAAAAGACCAGCAGCAGCGCTCCTCAGAAGAATCGTCTGACAGCCAGCGTACCGCGGTAGCTTTTCCCCTCTTTTGCACCACATTTGATAGCTATACAGCTCCTTTGCCGCCCACAGTGACCCAACTGTTTACTGCAACCCTGCAAAACAAGCCGGTAAAGGGTTTTCACGAGATCTTCCATCCGCCCTGTAACGCGTAATAAGGCGCACCGCTCCCCGGTGCAGATTTTGCGTGGCAGCTATTAGGTTATAGCTCCACCGGTTGTATTTATCATTATCTCCCTCCTTATTACTGATCCTCTATGTTCAAGCATAGCCTCGTTCTCTTATTACTGGGCGCAGGCGCTATGGCACACGCACAGTCCGTACACGGCGTGGTGTATGATGCCCTTACGCGCGAGCCCCTGCCCATGGCCATTGTATGTGATGCACACCAGCATCGCAGCAGCGCCAATGCCAGTGGTCATTTCCAGATACAAACCCAAGACAGTGTTTTATACATCAGCATGAATGGTTACCAGCTGGCTAAGGTAGCCGTGAAACCTTTGATGGACGTGCCTTTGCAGGTGTCGTCCAAAGAGCTGCAAACGGTGGTGGTCTCTGCCAGCCGCACCGCGGAAAAGCGCAGCGAAGCACCGGTAGCCATCAGCACCATTAGTGCGCAAACCATTGCAGATAACAAGGCCAACCGCCTGGACCAGTTACTGAACCAGGTGAGCGGCGTGATGATGGTAAACCTGGGCAATGAACAACATGAAATGAGCATCCGCCAGCCCATGACCACCAAGAGCCTGTTCCTTTACCTGGAGGACGGCATTCC
Coding sequences:
- a CDS encoding mechanosensitive ion channel family protein, translating into MWNNIYNTLDHLPDFFWNLLLVASALVVGLLIKFLLAGILKLSARKKEGFSLLRSILRNLGRPVNYLLPFLILNVVQPYMRLSRKDEMVFDKAVDIFLTLAFAALLIGIVKVFEDYVFHVYDLSKTDNLRERKIRTQITFIRKFMISVIVILAICAILLSFDHLRKLGTGLLTGVGVGGIIIGFAAQKSLGNLLAGFQIAFTQPIRIDDVLVVEEEWGRVEEITLTYVVVSIWDQRSLILPINYFIEKPFQNWTRNSAAILGTAFLYLDYSMPIQPLRKEFTRLLNENPLWDKRVNSIQVTNASEHTIEVRALMSATNSGNAFDLRCYVREKLIDFVQINYPGCLPKTRADIKTTPTEHPQN